A window of Chloroflexota bacterium contains these coding sequences:
- a CDS encoding AbrB/MazE/SpoVT family DNA-binding domain-containing protein, with translation MEVVTVSPKFQVVIPLSVRQSLGLKPGHKVQVILYEGRIELIPLKPIKKMRGFLKGIDTTIEREADRV, from the coding sequence ATGGAAGTCGTAACTGTTTCGCCAAAGTTTCAGGTCGTCATCCCCCTCAGTGTCCGGCAGTCACTCGGCCTCAAGCCCGGCCACAAAGTACAGGTCATCTTGTACGAAGGCCGGATTGAGCTGATCCCGCTCAAGCCCATCAAGAAGATGCGCGGCTTTCTCAAAGGCATTGATACGACGATTGAGCGCGAAGCCGACCGCGTATGA
- a CDS encoding electron transfer flavoprotein subunit alpha/FixB family protein, whose protein sequence is MILGLIEHDRGKLNDLSLEMLTFGRRLANQLGSTLEAVLIGEAARPLAERLQAYGVSTVYLVQHDRLDDYAPEAWAGSLVEVMMAAKPQIVIAPGSDRGNEVMAHVAARSNLPMAANCTGALPGDPFIVTRVRWGGSLLEEARLGGEVKLLTVSPHALVAEEAPAAELTINTITPSLADKDFRVRVTGRVEAGEGKISLAEAKVVVGGGRGVGSAEGFKKLEELAGLLGAAVGCSRAVTSLGWRPHADQIGQTGTRIAPEIYIACGVSGATQHLVGCQGAKRILAINTDPEATIIAKANYAIIGDLHEVLPALSEEVRKVRK, encoded by the coding sequence ATGATTCTCGGATTGATAGAACACGACCGTGGCAAGTTGAACGACCTGTCGCTTGAGATGCTGACGTTTGGCCGCCGACTCGCCAATCAACTTGGTTCTACGCTTGAGGCCGTTTTGATCGGCGAGGCCGCCCGCCCGTTGGCCGAGCGGCTTCAGGCTTACGGTGTTTCGACCGTTTATCTCGTGCAACATGATCGACTCGACGATTACGCTCCCGAAGCCTGGGCGGGGAGTCTGGTGGAAGTGATGATGGCGGCCAAGCCGCAGATCGTGATCGCGCCCGGAAGCGATCGTGGCAACGAAGTGATGGCTCACGTGGCCGCTCGAAGCAACTTGCCAATGGCCGCCAACTGCACTGGAGCTTTGCCGGGCGATCCATTCATTGTGACTCGCGTGCGCTGGGGCGGCAGTCTTCTGGAAGAAGCCCGGCTGGGCGGCGAAGTGAAACTGCTGACGGTTTCGCCGCACGCCCTTGTTGCCGAAGAAGCGCCCGCGGCTGAGCTGACGATCAACACCATCACCCCGTCTCTCGCCGACAAAGATTTTCGGGTGCGGGTCACGGGCCGGGTTGAGGCGGGCGAAGGCAAAATCTCGCTGGCCGAAGCCAAAGTGGTGGTGGGCGGCGGGCGCGGCGTGGGCAGCGCCGAAGGCTTCAAGAAGCTTGAAGAGTTGGCCGGACTGTTGGGCGCGGCGGTCGGTTGCTCGCGCGCGGTGACAAGCCTGGGCTGGCGGCCACACGCCGACCAGATCGGCCAGACGGGAACCCGCATCGCGCCAGAGATTTACATCGCCTGCGGTGTGAGCGGGGCTACGCAACACCTTGTTGGCTGTCAGGGGGCCAAGCGCATCTTAGCCATCAACACCGACCCCGAGGCGACTATCATCGCCAAAGCCAATTACGCCATCATCGGCGACCTGCACGAGGTGCTTCCGGCGTTGAGTGAGGAGGTTAGGAAGGTGAGGAAGTAG
- a CDS encoding electron transfer flavoprotein subunit beta/FixA family protein, with amino-acid sequence MNILVCVKRVPAAGGKMSLTADEQDIETRYFSFTVSPHEECAIEEAVRLIEAHGGSSTVLTLGPEVATEQLREGMALGIERAILLETDGREWDGGATAGAIVEAVRAQEAAGHKFDLLLFGNEAADSGGYQVGIRVAHALDLPCVTGVKELKIRDGKAVAKRQAGGGWDIFEVPLPAVISVKEGINLPRYPSLPGRLKAKKKPIERLTPTWPGNGLEKIRLKLPAERDHQVEILGKGPEAAVKAVELLQRLGMV; translated from the coding sequence ATGAACATTTTAGTTTGCGTCAAACGTGTCCCGGCGGCGGGCGGCAAGATGTCGCTGACGGCGGACGAACAGGACATTGAAACGCGCTACTTCAGCTTCACAGTCAGCCCGCACGAAGAATGCGCGATTGAAGAAGCGGTGCGGTTGATTGAGGCGCACGGCGGAAGCTCGACTGTGCTGACGCTCGGCCCCGAGGTTGCCACCGAGCAATTGCGCGAAGGCATGGCGCTTGGCATCGAGCGGGCCATCCTGCTGGAAACCGATGGCCGCGAGTGGGATGGCGGGGCAACAGCGGGGGCTATCGTCGAGGCCGTTCGGGCGCAAGAGGCGGCTGGACACAAGTTCGATCTTCTGCTCTTCGGCAACGAGGCGGCGGACTCGGGCGGCTATCAAGTCGGCATCCGCGTCGCCCACGCCCTCGACTTGCCGTGCGTCACCGGAGTCAAAGAGTTGAAGATTCGGGATGGCAAGGCCGTTGCCAAACGGCAGGCCGGCGGCGGCTGGGACATTTTTGAAGTTCCCCTGCCCGCCGTCATCAGCGTGAAAGAGGGCATCAACCTGCCGCGCTATCCGTCTCTGCCGGGCCGCCTCAAAGCCAAGAAGAAGCCCATCGAACGCCTCACCCCAACCTGGCCCGGAAACGGTTTGGAAAAGATTCGACTCAAACTGCCCGCCGAGCGCGATCATCAAGTTGAGATTTTGGGCAAAGGCCCGGAAGCGGCGGTGAAGGCCGTTGAGTTGTTGCAAAGATTGGGAATGGTATGA
- a CDS encoding acyl-CoA thioesterase yields the protein MNNSIPSELKMTSPFKFFTPLKVRFNETDLQGHVNFAHYLTYFDVGATEYMAAIGYDYDALLAEGVDLLYAESHCNYKSPVKWPETLRIHTRIAELGRRSLRYEFDVRAEQDGRQVATGHIIAIIAERGTWAEREVPAKLRQAVTNYENKEITQ from the coding sequence ATGAACAACTCTATCCCCTCCGAACTCAAAATGACCTCCCCCTTCAAATTCTTCACCCCCCTCAAAGTCCGCTTCAACGAAACCGACCTGCAGGGCCACGTCAACTTTGCCCACTATCTCACCTATTTCGACGTGGGCGCGACCGAGTACATGGCCGCCATCGGTTACGACTACGACGCTTTGCTGGCCGAGGGTGTTGACCTGCTGTACGCCGAGTCGCACTGCAATTACAAATCGCCGGTCAAGTGGCCCGAAACTTTGCGAATTCACACCCGCATCGCCGAACTTGGCCGCCGCAGTCTGCGCTACGAATTTGACGTTCGGGCCGAGCAGGACGGACGGCAAGTGGCCACCGGCCACATCATCGCCATCATCGCCGAGCGCGGGACGTGGGCCGAACGGGAAGTGCCGGCCAAACTCCGGCAGGCGGTTACAAACTACGAAAACAAGGAGATTACACAATGA
- a CDS encoding FAD-dependent oxidoreductase, translating into MSSFPNQANVVIIGAGIVGNSMAYHLARLGWKDIVLLDKGPLPNPGGSTGHASNFIFLTDHSKEMTKFTLDSVKQYRELDVFIQSGGIEVARTTERAEELKRRLAASKSWGIESELISPARVKELVPYVNDKIILGGFYTPGIGTVDSLRGGTLMREKAQAMGALQVFANTEILGVETQNGRVRGIKTSRGDIKAEVIVVCCGIWSPRIARMAGASIPLTPAVHQMISVGPVPLFANTKGEIEYPIIRDMDTNGYERQHGSDLEVGSYDHRPILMEPDDIPPNEKAALSPTEMPFTKEDFDPSLERALELIPDILADEKVGIRYAINGLLSLTPDGFPLLGETPEVKGLWAVSAIWIKEAPGIARAVAEWMTNGQPEIDPSSSDIARFYGHQKTKTHVNARTAEGFNKTYGIVHPREQWASNRYVRTSPLFERQKALGAVFFEAMGFERPQWYESNTKLLAKYGEQVMPRKYEWDGRWWSPIINAEHLAMRESVGMVDLSAFAIFDVTGPTALDYIQKMAVAQMDVPVGRVVYTPLLNVAGGIKSDLTIMRLSQNHFRVVTGVFDGPRDKKWFADHLPADGSTQLSDVSSAWTTIGMWGPNARKLVQSATEHDMSHAAFPFATCQQVDFGPIRAIASRISYVGELGWEIYAPMEQAGRLWDILWEAGQQFNVAPVGIGVYGTTARLEKSYRLYGNELELEYNLVEAGLARPQVKPQDFVGKEAYLKQRGGQPAAILCTLTVDDNTSKSGFKRYMQGREPILTPDGKPIVDAHGRGSYVTSAGSGPSIGKTILMSYLPPQHAKVGASLMVEYFNEHYPVTVAAVGPTPVFDPKNERMKG; encoded by the coding sequence ATGAGTTCATTCCCAAACCAAGCAAACGTCGTCATCATCGGGGCCGGCATTGTCGGCAACAGCATGGCCTACCACCTGGCCCGGCTGGGCTGGAAGGACATTGTGTTGCTGGACAAAGGGCCTCTGCCCAACCCCGGCGGTTCCACCGGCCATGCTTCAAACTTCATTTTCCTCACCGACCACTCCAAAGAAATGACCAAGTTCACGTTGGACAGCGTGAAGCAATATAGAGAATTGGATGTGTTTATTCAGAGCGGCGGCATTGAGGTGGCCCGCACCACCGAACGCGCTGAAGAACTCAAGCGCCGCCTCGCCGCCTCCAAGTCGTGGGGCATTGAGTCGGAGTTGATCTCGCCGGCGCGGGTGAAGGAACTCGTGCCGTATGTCAACGATAAGATCATCCTCGGCGGTTTCTACACGCCCGGCATCGGCACAGTGGACTCCTTGCGCGGCGGCACGCTCATGCGCGAGAAGGCGCAAGCGATGGGCGCTCTGCAAGTGTTTGCCAACACCGAAATTTTGGGCGTCGAAACCCAAAATGGCCGCGTGCGCGGCATCAAGACCAGCCGGGGCGACATCAAAGCGGAAGTGATAGTCGTGTGCTGTGGCATCTGGAGTCCGCGCATTGCCCGCATGGCCGGCGCATCCATCCCGCTCACGCCCGCCGTCCACCAGATGATCAGCGTGGGGCCGGTGCCGCTCTTCGCCAACACCAAAGGCGAGATCGAATATCCCATCATCCGCGACATGGACACCAACGGTTACGAGCGTCAGCACGGCAGCGATCTGGAAGTCGGCTCGTACGATCACCGCCCGATCCTGATGGAACCCGATGACATCCCGCCGAACGAAAAAGCGGCGCTCTCCCCGACCGAGATGCCGTTCACCAAAGAGGATTTCGATCCGTCGCTGGAGCGGGCGTTGGAACTGATCCCCGACATTTTGGCCGACGAAAAAGTGGGCATCCGCTACGCCATCAACGGCTTACTCTCGCTCACGCCCGACGGCTTCCCGCTCCTCGGCGAGACGCCCGAAGTGAAAGGGCTGTGGGCAGTGTCCGCCATTTGGATCAAGGAAGCGCCCGGCATCGCCCGCGCGGTGGCCGAGTGGATGACGAACGGCCAGCCGGAGATTGACCCGAGCAGTTCAGACATCGCCCGCTTCTATGGCCATCAGAAAACCAAGACCCACGTCAACGCCCGCACCGCCGAAGGCTTCAACAAGACTTACGGCATTGTGCATCCGCGTGAGCAGTGGGCGTCCAACCGTTACGTGCGAACCAGCCCGCTCTTCGAGCGTCAGAAGGCGCTGGGCGCTGTTTTCTTTGAAGCGATGGGCTTCGAGCGCCCGCAGTGGTACGAGTCCAACACTAAACTGCTGGCGAAGTACGGCGAGCAGGTGATGCCGCGCAAGTACGAGTGGGACGGGCGCTGGTGGTCGCCCATCATCAACGCCGAGCATTTGGCGATGCGCGAAAGCGTGGGCATGGTTGACCTCTCGGCCTTCGCCATTTTCGACGTGACCGGCCCGACTGCGCTCGACTACATTCAAAAGATGGCCGTGGCGCAGATGGATGTTCCGGTGGGCCGCGTGGTTTACACGCCATTGCTGAACGTGGCCGGCGGCATCAAGTCCGATCTGACCATCATGCGCCTCAGTCAGAATCACTTCCGCGTGGTCACCGGCGTCTTCGACGGGCCGCGCGACAAGAAGTGGTTCGCCGATCACTTGCCCGCCGACGGCTCAACCCAACTGAGCGATGTCAGTTCGGCCTGGACGACGATTGGCATGTGGGGGCCGAATGCCCGCAAGCTGGTGCAGTCGGCCACCGAACACGACATGTCGCACGCCGCCTTCCCCTTTGCCACCTGCCAACAAGTGGACTTTGGCCCGATCCGCGCCATCGCTTCGCGCATTTCTTACGTGGGCGAACTGGGCTGGGAAATTTACGCGCCGATGGAACAGGCCGGGCGCTTGTGGGATATTTTGTGGGAAGCGGGGCAACAGTTCAACGTCGCTCCGGTAGGCATCGGCGTCTACGGCACAACCGCCCGTCTGGAGAAATCCTATCGCCTGTACGGCAACGAACTGGAGTTGGAATACAACCTGGTCGAGGCCGGCCTGGCCCGGCCACAGGTGAAGCCCCAGGACTTCGTCGGCAAGGAAGCGTATCTCAAGCAACGAGGCGGGCAACCTGCCGCCATCCTCTGCACGCTCACCGTGGACGACAACACTTCCAAGTCCGGCTTCAAGCGCTACATGCAAGGCCGCGAACCGATCCTCACGCCCGACGGCAAACCGATTGTGGACGCACATGGCCGCGGCTCGTACGTCACCAGCGCCGGCTCCGGCCCCTCCATCGGCAAGACCATCCTCATGAGCTACCTGCCGCCGCAACACGCCAAAGTCGGCGCGAGCCTCATGGTCGAATATTTCAACGAGCATTACCCGGTGACCGTGGCCGCCGTTGGCCCGACGCCGGTGTTTGATCCGAAGAATGAAAGAATGAAGGGTTGA
- a CDS encoding type II toxin-antitoxin system VapC family toxin, translating into MNVVDSSGWLEYLAEEPNADFFAPAIENTAELIVPSISVYEVFKRISQQRDEHTALQATALMMQGQVIPLDISIALSAAKTSVALSLPMADSVILATARAFGATLWTQDEHFKSVEGVRYIAKKK; encoded by the coding sequence ATGAACGTCGTTGACTCATCGGGCTGGCTGGAATACCTGGCCGAAGAGCCAAACGCGGATTTTTTCGCGCCCGCCATTGAGAATACAGCCGAGTTGATTGTGCCTTCCATCAGCGTCTACGAAGTGTTCAAGCGCATCAGCCAACAACGCGATGAGCATACGGCACTCCAGGCAACGGCGCTAATGATGCAAGGCCAAGTCATTCCTTTGGATATTTCGATTGCGTTGAGCGCGGCGAAAACCTCAGTAGCACTGTCTCTGCCGATGGCGGATAGTGTGATCCTGGCGACGGCGCGCGCTTTTGGCGCGACCCTGTGGACGCAAGATGAGCACTTCAAGAGCGTTGAAGGGGTGCGCTACATCGCCAAGAAGAAATAA
- a CDS encoding FAD-binding oxidoreductase, whose amino-acid sequence MCTSVKIQFFKSFILPYFDYCAAPHVFVDFPNVAYFRPETGGMTLVGSVDPVEADDRANPDSYNERVDFEFVADSGTKLARRFPCMERGVSRGGYAGIYDVTPDWHPVIDEVPAGSGFFVAAGHSGHGFKLSPAVGVMVADLVTGQRTEGLDPTLFRFARYAEGRPVRGRYDYGIAG is encoded by the coding sequence TTGTGCACAAGTGTCAAAATACAGTTTTTTAAAAGTTTTATTCTTCCATATTTTGACTATTGTGCCGCGCCTCACGTTTTCGTTGACTTCCCCAACGTCGCCTACTTCCGCCCTGAAACCGGCGGCATGACCCTGGTGGGTTCAGTCGATCCGGTCGAGGCCGACGATCGCGCCAACCCGGACAGCTACAACGAGCGGGTTGACTTTGAGTTTGTGGCCGACTCTGGAACCAAGCTGGCGCGGCGCTTTCCGTGCATGGAGCGCGGCGTGAGCCGCGGCGGCTACGCCGGCATTTATGACGTAACGCCGGACTGGCATCCGGTGATTGACGAAGTTCCGGCTGGCAGCGGATTCTTCGTCGCCGCCGGGCACAGCGGGCACGGTTTCAAATTAAGCCCCGCCGTCGGAGTGATGGTGGCCGACCTTGTTACCGGCCAGCGCACCGAAGGCCTTGACCCAACTTTGTTCCGCTTTGCGCGTTACGCTGAAGGCCGGCCTGTGCGCGGACGATATGACTATGGTATTGCGGGTTAG
- a CDS encoding pentapeptide repeat-containing protein, translating into MSWLDLLQTVIDNLRDGFERREQPIQNSNDHRMRPLTRDDVIKMIQQNGGSEGLDLSKCDLSGADLRNLSLRGVIFGRCDFVTTGYGANLVGATFTDSDLTRANLTHTNLQDAGFWEANLYEASLFAAQAQNAHFGRADLRRADLYGCQLGGANLWYARLEEANLATARLADALVTGVQLGDFLLQEKQKDYEEYFERWYARDLPAKYRERHLKLRYHEATEIYMNLKNAYLSHGRYKEASRAYINERLSRRATCAPWRAKAYYSTEWNSSILRKLWFYPKYFVTWILDWLADLLCGYGEKPLRTVLWAGVILLAFPLLFALSGGVVSRSGQMTWLDYLNYSLGTFTTIGFSQFEAQTPLAQVLTSIEALLGISTLALLMFTLGNRISRS; encoded by the coding sequence ATGAGTTGGTTGGATCTGTTGCAAACGGTCATTGATAATTTGCGAGACGGGTTCGAACGCCGCGAACAACCCATCCAAAATTCAAATGACCATCGCATGCGCCCATTAACACGAGATGATGTCATAAAGATGATTCAGCAGAATGGTGGCTCAGAAGGTTTAGACCTATCCAAATGTGATCTGTCGGGAGCGGATTTACGCAATCTGAGTCTGCGCGGGGTCATATTTGGCAGATGTGATTTTGTAACCACAGGATACGGCGCAAACCTGGTAGGCGCTACCTTTACCGACTCCGACCTGACGCGAGCTAATCTGACGCATACAAACCTTCAAGATGCCGGTTTTTGGGAAGCCAATCTCTATGAAGCATCATTGTTTGCGGCTCAAGCTCAGAATGCACATTTTGGTCGAGCTGATCTGAGGCGAGCCGACTTGTATGGTTGTCAATTAGGCGGCGCTAATTTGTGGTACGCTCGTTTGGAGGAAGCCAACCTCGCAACTGCTAGACTCGCCGACGCCTTAGTTACAGGCGTTCAATTGGGTGATTTTCTATTACAGGAAAAGCAGAAAGACTATGAAGAATACTTCGAACGTTGGTATGCAAGAGACCTGCCAGCCAAGTATCGAGAACGCCACCTGAAACTCAGGTATCACGAAGCCACCGAAATATATATGAATCTCAAGAACGCCTACTTGTCACATGGGCGCTACAAGGAAGCAAGTCGGGCATATATCAATGAGCGTCTATCAAGGCGGGCGACTTGTGCCCCATGGCGAGCGAAAGCATATTACAGCACCGAATGGAATAGTAGCATTTTGAGAAAACTTTGGTTCTACCCCAAATATTTCGTTACATGGATTTTGGATTGGTTGGCAGACTTGCTGTGTGGTTATGGCGAAAAACCTCTTCGCACCGTGCTATGGGCGGGCGTTATTCTACTGGCATTCCCTCTCCTATTTGCCTTGTCAGGTGGTGTTGTTTCGCGGAGTGGACAAATGACGTGGCTGGATTACTTGAACTACAGTTTGGGAACTTTCACTACGATAGGGTTTAGCCAATTCGAAGCCCAAACGCCTTTAGCGCAAGTTCTGACCAGTATCGAAGCCTTGCTCGGTATTTCCACTTTGGCATTACTAATGTTTACTTTAGGCAATCGTATCAGTCGGTCGTAG
- a CDS encoding FAD-binding oxidoreductase, which produces MNSTADVVVIGGGVMGASTAFRLAERGLKVTLVEKSFLAGGTTGKSSAIVRQHYSNETTARMALFALSIFQNFAEATGGECGYMPVGFVVLASANDREGLAANVAMQQSVGINTRLLSAEEIREIAPGMAQCKTVLNKKAFLFVHKCQNTVF; this is translated from the coding sequence ATGAATTCAACAGCAGATGTCGTCGTCATCGGCGGCGGAGTCATGGGCGCGAGCACGGCGTTCCGGCTGGCCGAGCGTGGGCTAAAGGTGACGCTGGTGGAGAAGAGTTTCCTGGCCGGCGGCACCACCGGCAAATCGTCGGCCATTGTTCGTCAGCATTACTCAAATGAGACCACGGCTCGCATGGCGCTGTTCGCCCTGAGCATCTTCCAAAACTTTGCCGAGGCCACCGGCGGCGAGTGCGGCTACATGCCGGTTGGCTTCGTGGTGCTGGCCTCGGCGAACGATCGCGAAGGACTGGCGGCCAACGTGGCGATGCAGCAGAGCGTGGGCATCAACACTCGCCTGCTCTCAGCCGAAGAAATTCGCGAAATCGCGCCCGGAATGGCCCAATGCAAAACTGTTCTCAATAAAAAGGCTTTTCTATTTGTGCACAAGTGTCAAAATACAGTTTTTTAA
- a CDS encoding hydantoinase B/oxoprolinase family protein encodes MSNFDPVTLEILWRRLLSIVDEADAAVARTAFSSLLRDAHDYTCMFTDRRGRELAQGSFATPGQSGAMAIGIKKLVQSLPADSFEPGDAFITNDPWALAGHLNDVCVLSPIFYRDQLTAFTACVLHHADIGGRVASDNHDVFEEGLFIPLVKLYDGGKLNEAVMDMIRWNVRTPEQVIGDIRSQIAANHVCAEQVCKMLAEYNLDGLDDLADEIIGRSERSIRESIAKVPPGVYRAEGIIEQMRGAGRADLIIKCAIEVAGSDIKVDLTGSSPQVDWGGNVVYNFTYAYVHMAVKSIFDPDLPNNDGSAAPIQLTAPEGTVVNCKFPAAVAARMQIGHFMTEIIYRALAGALPNRVVAGSGGTPATMQVFYGRRNTGQPFHAVLIRGGGLGAGGARDGEGCFIFPANGANTPVEILESDSPLVVERRELLTDSGGPGKQRGALGRREVFRVPDDDYAPQPPVNLGIQSGRFRIPPEGLFGGQPGAKAQFLVNGQTGNPYGLTRLKPGDVVIMDAAGGGGNGNPKDRERDQVIRDVRDGKVSRESALKDYGVEIADV; translated from the coding sequence ATGAGCAACTTTGACCCCGTCACCCTCGAAATCCTCTGGCGTCGCCTGCTCTCCATCGTGGACGAAGCCGACGCCGCCGTGGCCCGCACCGCCTTTTCCAGCCTGCTGCGGGACGCTCATGACTACACCTGCATGTTCACCGACCGGCGCGGGCGCGAACTGGCGCAAGGCTCGTTTGCCACGCCCGGCCAGTCGGGGGCGATGGCGATTGGAATCAAGAAACTGGTGCAAAGCCTGCCAGCTGATTCGTTTGAGCCCGGCGACGCCTTCATCACCAACGACCCCTGGGCGCTGGCCGGCCACCTCAACGACGTTTGCGTCCTCAGCCCGATCTTTTATCGCGATCAACTCACCGCCTTCACCGCCTGCGTCCTCCACCACGCCGACATTGGCGGGCGGGTGGCCTCGGATAATCACGACGTGTTCGAGGAAGGTCTGTTCATTCCGCTCGTCAAACTTTACGACGGTGGCAAGTTGAACGAGGCGGTGATGGACATGATCCGCTGGAATGTAAGAACGCCGGAGCAGGTCATCGGCGACATCCGCTCGCAGATCGCCGCCAACCACGTCTGTGCCGAGCAAGTGTGCAAGATGCTGGCCGAATACAATTTAGATGGCTTGGACGATCTGGCCGACGAGATCATCGGTCGCAGTGAACGAAGCATTCGCGAGTCCATCGCCAAAGTGCCGCCCGGCGTTTACCGGGCCGAAGGCATCATCGAGCAGATGCGCGGAGCGGGCCGCGCCGACCTGATCATCAAGTGCGCGATTGAAGTCGCCGGGAGCGACATCAAAGTTGATCTTACCGGTTCATCGCCGCAAGTGGACTGGGGCGGCAACGTCGTCTACAACTTCACCTACGCCTACGTCCACATGGCCGTCAAGAGCATCTTCGATCCCGACCTCCCCAACAACGACGGGAGCGCCGCGCCGATTCAATTGACGGCCCCTGAGGGCACGGTGGTCAACTGCAAATTTCCGGCGGCGGTCGCGGCCCGAATGCAGATCGGCCACTTCATGACCGAGATCATCTACCGCGCGCTGGCGGGGGCATTGCCGAATCGAGTCGTCGCCGGAAGCGGCGGCACACCGGCGACGATGCAAGTTTTCTACGGACGACGCAATACGGGGCAGCCGTTTCATGCCGTGTTGATCCGGGGCGGCGGCCTCGGCGCGGGCGGCGCCCGCGACGGTGAAGGCTGTTTCATCTTCCCGGCCAACGGCGCGAACACTCCGGTCGAAATTTTAGAGAGCGACTCGCCGCTCGTCGTCGAACGACGCGAACTGCTGACGGACTCAGGTGGCCCCGGCAAACAGCGTGGGGCGCTTGGGCGGCGGGAAGTGTTCCGTGTTCCTGATGACGACTATGCCCCTCAGCCGCCGGTGAATCTTGGAATCCAGTCGGGCCGTTTTCGAATCCCGCCGGAGGGATTATTCGGCGGCCAACCCGGAGCCAAAGCCCAATTTCTGGTCAACGGCCAAACCGGCAATCCCTACGGCCTCACCCGCCTCAAACCGGGCGATGTCGTCATCATGGACGCGGCGGGCGGCGGCGGCAACGGCAATCCAAAAGATCGGGAGCGTGATCAAGTGATTCGCGACGTGCGCGACGGCAAAGTGAGTCGTGAGAGCGCGTTGAAGGATTACGGAGTCGAGATCGCCGATGTGTAA